The Arachis hypogaea cultivar Tifrunner chromosome 19, arahy.Tifrunner.gnm2.J5K5, whole genome shotgun sequence genome has a window encoding:
- the LOC112779239 gene encoding ethylene-responsive transcription factor ERF027, whose amino-acid sequence MDDGNNPLPPPIQIPPATTPAPTSSSSSPSSAVRYRGTRCRSGKWVSEIREPRKTTRIWLGTYPTPEMAAAAYDVAALALKGPDAPLNFPDSVQSYPIPASLSPPDIRAAAAAAAQARLPRPPQNPLEGSSSGGGGNDNVIVEGSCSSLSTEEQGGMMVAEYIDEDELLNMPSVIEDMARGMQVSPPRMHSFSSDDSPGNSDLDTLWSF is encoded by the coding sequence ATGGATGATGGTAACAACCCTCTTCCTCCTCCGATACAAATCCCACCAGCCACTACTCCAGCCCCAACCTCATCATCCTCTTCCCCCTCTTCTGCCGTGCGGTACCGGGGAACACGCTGCCGGAGTGGGAAGTGGGTGTCGGAGATAAGGGAGCCACGCAAGACGACGCGCATTTGGCTGGGGACATACCCAACACCTGAGATGGCTGCTGCTGCCTACGATGTTGCTGCTCTTGCCTTGAAGGGTCCCGATGCGCCTCTCAACTTCCCCGATTCCGTACAATCTTACCCTATTCCTGCCTCATTGTCTCCTCCTGATATTCGCGCCGCAGCCGCCGCCGCCGCTCAGGCGAGGCTTCCGAGGCCACCGCAGAACCCTCTAGAAGGTAGTAGTAGCGGTGGTGGTGGTAACGATAACGTTATTGTTGAAGGGTCTTGTTCCAGTTTGAGTACTGAAGAACAAGGAGGGATGATGGTGGCGGAGTACATTGACGAGGATGAGCTTCTGAATATGCCGAGTGTCATCGAAGACATGGCCAGGGGAATGCAGGTTAGCCCTCCAAGGATGCACTCTTTCTCCTCCGATGACTCCCCTGGGAATTCCGATTTAGATACCCTTTGGAGTTTTTGA